One genomic window of Rhizomicrobium sp. includes the following:
- a CDS encoding RES family NAD+ phosphorylase: MNLAAVSLLGVAAETRPWYRAVDSQFLTTALSTSHTRVVPSRFFDPLSASPQFPSLYLSDDPMVAMFEAQILFGSPLKPGGVVPKPKGTWIVLTAHVNLQRIVDLSDVAAQAHLDVSAQELTGDWHGYRQRSAATQVSAPVGTAPTQLLGEALHRDGRLLEGFLTVSARLSHHRNLIVFPQHLSTGSTVEYRWNNDRNKFVVDSGDPDGRSLGP; this comes from the coding sequence GTGAACCTTGCGGCGGTTTCTCTGCTTGGCGTCGCCGCCGAGACCCGCCCCTGGTATAGAGCGGTCGACTCGCAGTTCCTTACGACGGCGCTTTCGACCTCGCATACGAGGGTCGTACCGTCGCGCTTCTTTGATCCGCTGAGCGCCAGCCCGCAGTTTCCGTCGCTCTATCTGTCGGACGATCCGATGGTGGCGATGTTCGAGGCGCAAATCCTGTTTGGCTCGCCGCTCAAGCCTGGCGGCGTGGTGCCGAAGCCCAAAGGCACCTGGATCGTCCTCACCGCCCATGTGAACCTGCAACGTATCGTGGATTTGTCCGATGTCGCCGCGCAGGCTCATCTGGACGTGAGCGCGCAGGAATTGACGGGCGATTGGCACGGCTACCGCCAACGCTCTGCCGCCACCCAGGTTTCGGCGCCGGTGGGAACGGCGCCGACCCAACTGCTTGGCGAAGCCCTGCATCGCGACGGACGACTACTCGAGGGGTTCCTCACCGTCTCGGCAAGGCTCTCCCACCATCGCAATCTGATTGTCTTTCCGCAGCATTTGAGCACGGGCAGCACGGTCGAGTACCGCTGGAACAACGATCGGAACAAATTTGTCGTCGACAGCGGCGATCCGGACGGCCGCAGTCTCGGGCCATGA
- a CDS encoding antitoxin Xre/MbcA/ParS toxin-binding domain-containing protein, with protein sequence MNSRDTKLHRTDPASPLPGEGSVLEEVARIFDNPNEWLMQEHPLLGGRSPQDCIDADDGQAVRDLLRGIVFVGQS encoded by the coding sequence ATGAATTCGCGCGACACCAAATTGCACCGTACCGATCCGGCCTCTCCGCTGCCCGGCGAGGGTAGCGTTTTGGAGGAGGTCGCCAGGATATTCGACAATCCGAACGAGTGGCTGATGCAAGAACATCCCTTGCTTGGCGGACGCAGCCCCCAGGACTGCATCGATGCCGACGACGGACAGGCGGTGCGCGATCTTTTGCGCGGCATCGTATTCGTCGGCCAATCGTGA
- a CDS encoding NAD(P)-dependent oxidoreductase, which produces MLPILLNPETVRIGLAGAGEGYVRRAALLAEAGIEAIPVSLSGALPRLDVLFVAGLDRDAAEVLASEARAVGILVNVEDVPTLCDFHVPAIVRRGDLVLTASTGGQAPGLARRLREWLESRFGPEWTSHMADVGSARAVWRASGLAPDEVSRRTRALVSEKGWLS; this is translated from the coding sequence TTGCTTCCCATTCTGCTCAATCCCGAGACGGTCCGCATCGGCCTTGCCGGCGCCGGCGAGGGCTATGTCCGCCGCGCCGCCCTCCTGGCCGAGGCCGGGATCGAGGCCATCCCGGTCAGCCTGTCGGGCGCCCTGCCGCGCCTGGACGTTCTGTTCGTCGCCGGCCTCGACCGCGACGCCGCCGAGGTCCTCGCCTCCGAAGCCCGCGCCGTCGGCATCCTGGTCAATGTCGAGGACGTGCCCACGCTGTGCGATTTCCACGTCCCCGCCATCGTGCGGCGCGGCGACCTCGTCCTCACCGCCTCGACCGGCGGCCAAGCGCCGGGCCTTGCCCGACGGCTGCGCGAATGGCTGGAGAGCCGTTTCGGCCCCGAATGGACGTCGCACATGGCCGATGTCGGCTCGGCCCGCGCGGTGTGGCGCGCCAGCGGCCTTGCCCCCGACGAAGTCTCCCGCCGCACCCGTGCCCTGGTGTCGGAGAAGGGCTGGCTCTCGTGA
- a CDS encoding FliM/FliN family flagellar motor switch protein: MSSNISGVKVEISVVLGSSTIPMHQLLRMGRGAVIELDSKQDDPVTILANDKPVAKGEIIIHGDKIGVSITDILKGYQ; the protein is encoded by the coding sequence ATGTCCTCCAATATCTCCGGCGTCAAAGTCGAAATCTCCGTCGTGCTCGGCAGTTCCACGATACCGATGCACCAGCTCCTGCGCATGGGCCGCGGCGCGGTGATCGAGCTCGACTCCAAGCAGGACGATCCCGTGACGATCCTGGCCAACGACAAGCCGGTGGCGAAGGGCGAGATCATCATCCATGGCGACAAGATCGGCGTCTCGATCACCGATATCCTGAAAGGCTACCAGTAA
- the lipB gene encoding lipoyl(octanoyl) transferase LipB, whose translation MDDGTQSPAVMLSEALTRPAVEWRIAPGLTPYPEAVAFMEARAAAIAAGTRPELVWLVEHPPIYTAGTSAKEADLLDARFAVFKTGRGGQYTYHGPGQRVGYVMLDLKQRGSDVRAFVHNLEEWLIRTLAAFNVKGERREGRVGIWVARGTREDKIAAIGVRVRRWVTFHGVSLNVDPDLTHFSGIVPCGISEHGVTSLHDLGILASMADVDVAMRDAFAEVFGRP comes from the coding sequence ATGGATGACGGCACACAGTCTCCGGCGGTTATGCTTTCGGAGGCGTTAACGCGGCCGGCGGTCGAGTGGCGGATCGCGCCCGGCCTGACGCCCTACCCCGAGGCGGTGGCGTTCATGGAGGCGCGCGCGGCGGCGATCGCGGCGGGCACGCGGCCCGAACTGGTCTGGCTGGTCGAGCATCCGCCGATCTACACCGCCGGCACCAGCGCGAAGGAGGCCGACCTGCTCGATGCGCGCTTTGCCGTGTTCAAGACCGGACGCGGCGGGCAGTACACCTATCACGGACCTGGGCAGCGCGTCGGCTATGTCATGCTCGATCTGAAGCAGCGCGGCTCGGACGTGCGCGCCTTCGTGCACAACCTCGAAGAGTGGCTGATCCGTACGCTGGCCGCGTTCAACGTGAAGGGCGAGCGGCGCGAGGGGCGCGTCGGCATCTGGGTGGCGCGCGGGACGCGCGAGGACAAGATCGCCGCGATCGGCGTCAGGGTACGGCGCTGGGTGACGTTCCATGGCGTGAGCCTGAACGTCGATCCGGACCTGACGCATTTCTCCGGCATCGTGCCCTGCGGCATCAGCGAGCACGGCGTGACCAGCCTGCACGATCTCGGAATTCTCGCCTCGATGGCGGACGTGGACGTGGCGATGCGCGATGCGTTCGCCGAGGTATTTGGCCGGCCCTGA